One genomic region from Gossypium hirsutum isolate 1008001.06 chromosome D13, Gossypium_hirsutum_v2.1, whole genome shotgun sequence encodes:
- the LOC107919311 gene encoding putative UDP-glucuronate:xylan alpha-glucuronosyltransferase 4, which produces MASKPFHCNQISFTLSITLLSLSLIIFLVFSRSNHNIIDAFKHNPPPSNQRFRNLDLLQEDINGKKEIKIGLVNINSNEEIQYQLPGSVVSTVHVRFDRVSKKRKWEDFFPFRIDENQQNCPEIPMPALEKYQDLDVVVAKLPCKGWSGKSGMRDVFLLQVNLVVANILVESGWVTPEVKRAVYAVFVGSCGPVQEIFRCEDLLRKVEDHRVYKPELRRLKQTMLMPPGSCQLAQPYGETGKEAWRYHSADHERLKMLKYSAFQQREAYATVLHTSKDYVCGAVALAQSIIRTNSTRDLILLHDENITPESLVGLKAAGWDTRLINGIRSPFADKDSFNEWNFSPLRIWMLTWYDKVVFIDADVLVFNNIDWLFVFPQLSAAPNDKTLFNSGVMVIEPSLCVFEDLMVKVLEMDSYNGSYQGWLNEVFTWWHRLPSQVNFLKDFEGEDGRRQEKILDEISVLHFLGLKPWMCYRDYDCNWDKEGMLRFASDKAHEKWWQVYDEMPDTLQPYCGLTEHMNWRLKKWRWIARSLKQPDEHWKIGVTDPRQYNLGA; this is translated from the exons ATGGCTTCCAAACCCTTCCATTGCAACCAAATATCCTTCACTCTCTCAATCACACTTCTCTCTTTATCCTTGATCATTTTCCTTGTATTTTCCAGATCAAATCACAACATCATCGATGCTTTTAAACACAATCCCCCTCCCTCCAACCAACGCTTCAGAAACCTCGATCTTCTTCAAGAAGACATTAATGGTAAGAAGGAGATTAAAATCGGTTTAGTTAATATCAATTCCAATGAAGAAATCCAATATCAACTACCCGGTTCAGTTGTTAGTACCGTCCACGTTCGCTTCGATCGTGTTTCCAAGAAGAGAAAATGGGAGGATTTTTTCCCCTTCCGGATCGATGAAAACCAGCAGAATTGTCCGGAGATTCCGATGCCAGCCCTGGAGAAGTACCAGGATCTGGACGTGGTGGTGGCGAAGCTGCCATGCAAAGGGTGGAGCGGGAAAAGCGGGATGAGGGATGTGTTTTTGCTTCAAGTGAATTTGGTGGTGGCGAATATATTGGTAGAGAGTGGGTGGGTGACGCCGGAGGTAAAACGGGCGGTGTACGCGGTCTTTGTGGGGAGCTGTGGGCCGGTGCAGGAGATATTCAGATGCGAAGATCTGTTGAGGAAAGTGGAGGATCATAGGGTGTATAAGCCTGAGTTAAGGAGGCTTAAACAAACCATGCTTATGCCTCCAGGCTCTTGCCAACTTGCACAGCCATACGGTGAAACTG GTAAAGAAGCATGGAGATACCATTCAGCAGATCATGAAAggctaaaaatgctaaaatacaGTGCGTTCCAGCAAAGGGAAGCCTATGCAACAGTTCTTCACACATCCAAAGATTATGTTTGTGGTGCCGTTGCTTTGGCTCAAAGCATAATCCGAACCAATTCGACTCGAGATTTAATTCTTCTTCATGATGAAAATATAACCCCCGAATCCTTAGTGGGTTTAAAAGCTGCTGGTTGGGACACCCGGCTGATCAATGGAATCCGAAGCCCCTTTGCTGACAAAGATTCATTCAATGAATGGAATTTCAGTCCTCTTAGAATATGGATGCTAACATGGTATGATAAAGTTGTTTTCATTGATGCAGATGTTCTAGTTTTCAACAACATTGATTGGCTATTCGTTTTTCCTCAACTATCAGCTGCACCAAATGATAAAACCTTGTTTAATTCTGGGGTGATGGTGATAGAGCCATCATTGTGTGTGTTTGAAGATTTGATGGTTAAAGTTTTGGAAATGGATTCATACAATGGCAGTTATCAAGGGTGGTTGAATGAAGTCTTTACATGGTGGCATAGGTTGCCTTCTCAGGTGAATTTCCTCAAGGATTTCGAAGGGGAAGATGGCAGGCGTCAGGAAAAGATCCTGGATGAGATTTCGGTCCTACATTTTCTGGGGTTGAAGCCATGGATGTGTTACAGGGATTATGATTGTAATTGGGACAAGGAAGGAATGCTGAGGTTTGCAAGTGATAAAGCTCATGAGAAATGGTGGCAAGTGTATGATGAAATGCCTGATACACTGCAACCATATTGTGGCCTAACAGAGCACATGAATTGGAGATTAAAGAAGTGGAGATGGATAGCTAGGAGCCTTAAACAACCTGATGAACATTGGAAGATTGGTGTAACAGATCCTCGACAGTACAATCTTGGTGCTTGA
- the LOC107918402 gene encoding pentatricopeptide repeat-containing protein At3g05340-like encodes MVSGFLRNGKFDEGFAYFKQMRKSGICWFDQATLTTILSACDRVKFYHVVKMMHGLVFSNGYEKEISVGNSLITSYFRCGCLSSGRQVFDEMFERNVITWTAMISSLVQNELYEESLELFNQMRSGPVCPNSLTYLSSLMACSGLQALTGGRQIHSLLWKLGIQSEVCIESSLMDMYSKCGQVNDAWKIFESAQDLDEVSMTVILMGLAQNGFKEEAKRFFMKLFESGIEIDPNMLSAVLGVFSEDTSLSLGKQIHSLSIKRNFGFNSYVNNGLINMYSKCGDLEESAKVFSRMSQRNSISWNSMIAAFARHGDGCRALQLYEEMRSDGIAPTDITFLSLLHACSHVGLVEKGMELLKSMTDVYGIIPRAEHYACVVDMLGRAGLLNEAKTFIEGLPVKADMLVWQALLGACSIRGDPEIGKYAANQLILETPESPVPYVSMANIYSSRGKWKERARTIKRMKEIGVSKEIGISWIEIEKEVHSFVVQDRMHPQAELMYGILEELLELMLEEGYVPGNVTPTECQT; translated from the coding sequence ATGGTGTCTGGGTTTTTAAGGAATGGGAAGTTTGATGAGGGCTTCGCATACTTCAAACAGATGAGAAAATCTGGTATTTGTTGGTTTGATCAAGCGACTTTGACTACTATTTTATCAGCTTGCGACAGAGTAAAGTTTTATCATGTCGTTAAGATGATGCATGGATTAGTATTTTCGAACGGATATGAAAAAGAAATTAGTGTAGGGAATTCTTTGATTACTTCATATTTTAGATGTGGATGTTTGAGTTCGGGGAGGCAGGTTTTTGATGAGATGTTTGAAAGGAATGTTATTACTTGGACAGCTATGATCTCCAGCTTGGTGCAAAATGAACTGTATGAAGAAAGCTTGGAATTGTTTAATCAAATGCGTTCGGGGCCTGTGTGTCCAAATTCTTTAACTTATTTAAGCTCATTGATGGCATGTTCTGGTTTGCAAGCACTAACGGGAGGGCGTCAAATTCATAGTCTTTTATGGAAGTTAGGGATCCAGTCCGAAGTCTGCATCGAGAGTTCACTAATGGACATGTATTCTAAATGTGGGCAAGTGAATgatgcatggaaaatttttgaatctGCACAAGATCTTGATGAGGTTTCGATGACGGTAATCCTTATGGGTTTGGCACAAAATGGGTTCAAGGAAGAAGCTAAAAggttttttatgaaattgttcgAGTCAGGTATTGAAATTGATCCTAATATGTTGTCAGCAGTTTTAGGGGTATTCAGTGAGGATACTTCATTGAGTTTGGGTAAGCAGATTCATTCATTAAgcattaaaagaaattttggtttCAACTCTTATGTTAATAATGGGCTCATCAACATGTATTCCAAATGTGGAGATTTAGAGGAGTCAGCCAAAGTCTTCAGTCGAATGTCTCAAAGGAACTCAATTTCGTGGAACTCTATGATTGCAGCTTTTGCTCGTCATGGGGATGGCTGTAGAGCACTACAATTATACGAGGAAATGAGATCAGATGGAATAGCACCAACCGACATTACATTCCTCTCTTTGCTTCATGCTTGTAGCCATGTGGGCTTAGTCGAAAAGGGTATGGAACTCTTGAAGTCGATGACTGATGTTTATGGAATTATTCCCAGGGCAGAACACTATGCTTGTGTTGTTGACATGTTAGGCCGGGCAGGGCTCCTCAATGAAGCTAAGACATTCATTGAGGGATTGCCTGTTAAAGCTGACATGCTTGTTTGGCAAGCATTGCTTGGTGCCTGTAGCATTCGTGGTGATCCTGAAATAGGGAAATATGCAGCTAATCAGCTGATTTTGGAAACACCTGAAAGCCCAGTGCCATATGTATCAATGGCAAACATATATTCTTCTCGAGGAAAGTGGAAAGAACGAGCAAGGACCATTAAGAGAATGAAGGAAATTGGGGTGTCGAAAGAAATTGGTATAAGTTGGATAGAGATTGAAAAGGAAGTCCACAGCTTTGTTGTGCAAGATAGAATGCATCCACAAGCAGAGCTTATGTATGGGATTCTGGAAGAGCTATTGGAACTCATGTTGGAAGAAGGCTATGTGCCAGGCAATGTTACTCCGACTGAGTGTCAGACATAG